CTCGCCGTTTGATCTCTCGCTCCATCTCCCTCGGCGACCAATTCCGTATGGTACGAACTTTCTCATAAACATAAGAATGACCTGAATAGTTGAAGGTGTCATCCGCTGGGTTCCAGGTGTAAACAGAATTGGTTATCAGCTCTCCTGTCTCAGGGTCCATGCCGACGATTTCCGTGAGCGATTTCACGCGTCTGGTCATCTTCGTTCCCACCTTCACTTGCGCTTGCAGCAAAACGATGTCTAGGGCGGTCATGAGTGCGCGCGGGAGATTGATGGGGTCATTCTCCATTCTATGGACCATGGCCTGCACATCCTCAGCATGGAAGGTGGAATAAGCAGTCTTTCCTGTGGCCATGGCTTGGAATACCACATAGGCCTCTTTACCTCTGACCTCCCCTACCATCAGATACTGGGGCCTTTGGCGAAGGGCAGCAGTAAGCAGCTCGAACATATCAATCGTGCCAGCAGAAGAGGATTTCCTACCCCCGAACCCCTCTCTGGTGAGTGAAGGTATCCAGTTCTCATGGGGAAGGTTCAGTTCTCGAGTATCCTCTATGCTGACGATCTTCATTTGGGGAGGGATGAACAGAAGGACAGCGTTTAGGGTGGTGGTCTTACCTGAAGCCGTACCTCCACAGACCAGCATGGAGCTGCCGTATTCTGTGGCCGTCCAGAGATAAGCCATCATATCCGTGCTCATGGTCTTGAACTTGAGCAGGTCGATGGGGGTAAAGGGGTTCTCTTTGAATCGTCGGATGGTGAAGCTCGATCCTCTCTTGGTCACATGCTTACCAAGTGTGGCATTCAATCTAGATCCATCCGGTATGGTGGCGTCCAACAGTGGATCTGCCACCGAGATGTGCTTGCCACACTTCTGCGCTAACCAGACCACATAAGAGTCTAGGTCCAGCTCGTTTTCGAACTTGACATTAGAGCGTATAGATCCATATTTCCTATGGAATATGTAAAGGGGGATGCCGACACCATCACAGGAACAATCCTCCACGTTCGGGTCAATCATCATAACGTCGATGACCCCATAGCCTATGAAATCGCGGCGAAGGTAATAGAAGATCCTTTCTTTCGAAATTGGGTTGAGATTGATATTCATGCTTCGCATGAGCTGGTCGGTAGCCTCCCGCAATATCGACTCCTTCCCCT
This region of Methanomassiliicoccales archaeon genomic DNA includes:
- a CDS encoding type II/IV secretion system ATPase subunit, producing MAASSEEQGARAVQERGGVDLLSGYQKLLLRIRNRPIRVRMPAKTSTGESLSITEIPHIEDPNVEEVEVAQITPPYTYVRILYDNVSSEYTYEVIEPQLTEDEKELLTILKQALVMTLNLAQSEDVKGKESILREATDQLMRSMNINLNPISKERIFYYLRRDFIGYGVIDVMMIDPNVEDCSCDGVGIPLYIFHRKYGSIRSNVKFENELDLDSYVVWLAQKCGKHISVADPLLDATIPDGSRLNATLGKHVTKRGSSFTIRRFKENPFTPIDLLKFKTMSTDMMAYLWTATEYGSSMLVCGGTASGKTTTLNAVLLFIPPQMKIVSIEDTRELNLPHENWIPSLTREGFGGRKSSSAGTIDMFELLTAALRQRPQYLMVGEVRGKEAYVVFQAMATGKTAYSTFHAEDVQAMVHRMENDPINLPRALMTALDIVLLQAQVKVGTKMTRRVKSLTEIVGMDPETGELITNSVYTWNPADDTFNYSGHSYVYEKVRTIRNWSPREMEREIKRRVDILEYMKKAGFDNYRQVAKVISGYYKDPERVAKEIREKMQELP